From the genome of Spinacia oleracea cultivar Varoflay chromosome 2, BTI_SOV_V1, whole genome shotgun sequence, one region includes:
- the LOC110792180 gene encoding uncharacterized protein At1g15400: MEGLQRSAMSFRRQGSSGLVWDDKLVQAELNKEKSEGGDGSSVDQKGDDQNPELRRSKSDGGNRQAYRTVKVEQAEDPPSPRLSACGFCSVFGKPAANNNKNINNKNKIDKKKTGKPKNK; the protein is encoded by the coding sequence atggaaggATTACAAAGGTCAGCAATGAGCTTCAGAAGGCAGGGATCCTCTGGTTTGGTGTGGGATGATAAGTTGGTACAAGCAGAGTTGAATAAAGAGAAATCAGAAGGTGGAGATGGATCATCAGTAGATCAGAAAGGTGATGATCAGAACCCTGAATTGAGAAGAAGTAAATCAGACGGTGGAAACAGGCAAGCGTACCGAACTGTTAAGGTCGAGCAAGCAGAGGATCCTCCCTCTCCAAGACTATCTGCTTGTGGGTTTTGCAGTGTTTTTGGTAAGCCTGCtgctaataataataaaaatattaataataaaaataaaattgacaAGAAAAAAACTGGTAAGccaaagaataaataa